Proteins encoded by one window of Nasonia vitripennis strain AsymCx chromosome 5, Nvit_psr_1.1, whole genome shotgun sequence:
- the LOC103318001 gene encoding uncharacterized protein LOC103318001 isoform X2: MKFEKTDFCRGFRVQKVAANGKASQELYIDGLQIPKGGFEKDAVMSTYHCNRVISLEWMETIDFVHSSLISTAIYAVQTSVRCGWCRADKLKVKSLCFYTIRLSSEDTIQLHNKG, from the exons ATGAAATTCGAAAAGACAGATTTCTGCAGGGGATTTCGTGTACAGAAAGTTGCTGCAAATGGAAAAGCGTCTCAGGAACTGTACATTGATGGACTTCAAATACCAAAAGGTG GATTCGAGAAAGATGCAGTTATGTCTACGTATCACTGCAATAGAGTCATTAGTCTGGAATGGATGGAGACGATAGATTTTGTTCACTCTTCATTGATTTCAACAGCTATCTACGCAGTACAAACATCTGTTAGATGCGGATGGTGTAGAGCCGACAAATTGAA GGTGAAATCATTATGCTTTTACACCATTAGACTTTCCTCTGAGGACACTATACAACTACATAACAAAggttaa
- the LOC103318001 gene encoding uncharacterized protein LOC103318001 isoform X1, with product MKFEKTDFCRGFRVQKVAANGKASQELYIDGLQIPKGGKEDIKYDAIISENNKGFEKDAVMSTYHCNRVISLEWMETIDFVHSSLISTAIYAVQTSVRCGWCRADKLKVKSLCFYTIRLSSEDTIQLHNKG from the exons ATGAAATTCGAAAAGACAGATTTCTGCAGGGGATTTCGTGTACAGAAAGTTGCTGCAAATGGAAAAGCGTCTCAGGAACTGTACATTGATGGACTTCAAATACCAAAAGGTGGTAAGGAGGATATCAAATACGACGCTATTATCAGTGAAAACAATAAAG GATTCGAGAAAGATGCAGTTATGTCTACGTATCACTGCAATAGAGTCATTAGTCTGGAATGGATGGAGACGATAGATTTTGTTCACTCTTCATTGATTTCAACAGCTATCTACGCAGTACAAACATCTGTTAGATGCGGATGGTGTAGAGCCGACAAATTGAA GGTGAAATCATTATGCTTTTACACCATTAGACTTTCCTCTGAGGACACTATACAACTACATAACAAAggttaa